Part of the Flavobacterium sp. KS-LB2 genome is shown below.
TCAGCTAAAAGTTTGGATGCGTGAACTAAGCGGTAATCATTAACAAATTTAGTAAAAGTCTTGTTCGTAATCTTTTTAAAATACCTACAAAAGGAAGGTTCTGTCATGCGCACCAATTCTGCAACTACTTCCAAGGTAATGTGTTCCTGGAAATTATCCTTGACATAATTAAAAACAGCATTGATACGGTCATTATCCTGCATTTGCATTTCCATAGAAAATCCATCAGCATTCAAAACAGTAGCTTCATTGGATAATTCCAGTTCATTCAGAATACGCAACATCGTCAACAATCTTTCAAATTGCGACTGTTCTTCCATCGACTCTATCTCCTTGCCAATATTCTTCTTAGTTTCACCTTCAAAAGCAATTCCAGCTTTAGCTCTACTAAAAAGATTCCGAATAGCTGTCATTTCAGAAATATCAAAAAAACCATTACCCAAGAAGTCCGGTTTCATTTGTATCACCGTTTCGTTTTTATTTCCCGTTTCTTCATTGGTAAATCCACAATGTGGCAGATTACTTCCAATCAAGATTAAATCACCATCGGTATAATACGAAATGTGACTTCCTATTTGGCGTTTTCCAGCACCTCCATTTACAAAAACAAGTTCAATTTCAGGGTGATAATGCCACAAGTGTGCCTTGCTATTCGCATTTTCAACATATTGAGAAAAGCTAAAAGAACTCCCAAAAGAAGGCGCAATACTTTCAAAAGCTGGTGGTATAATTTTCATACGAATCCGTATTTAGAATTAGCACAAATTTACCAAAAATAGATACTCAATTAACTTTTTTAACCTTAATCGATTTCGTAAAAGGTAAAATAGCACATAAATTAGAAAATTCAGCACTACTCATACTGAATAGGTTACAGTAATTTAGCCTCAGATAAATATCATTATAAATCTAAAAATTTACAATTATGAAAAAGATTTTAAAATTTAGTTTAGTGTTAACTGCAATAGTATTGACTGCGGTACAAGCACACGCAGGAAACGCAGATTTTTCACTGGATTTAATAAAAGAAGAAGGAAAAACGGTGAGTTTTAGTTTGAAAGAGATTAAGAAAATTGACTTGTCTATTTATGATATCAATGACAGTTTAATCTATCAGGAAAAAGTAACCTCTGAAGAAAACATCAACAGAACATACGATTTGACTGCTTTACCAGACGGTATTTACTTCTTAAAAGCAGAGGACGATCACAAAATTTCGAAGTATAAAATAGAAGTAGTTGGTAACACAGCAAAGTTATCTGCTGATGCTATTTCTGAAGTATACAAACCCGTTTTAGTAAACAAAAACGGAATTGTTACGGTAAATGTTTTAAACCTAGAAAAAACTCCAGTAACTGTTGTCCTTTACGACTCGAATCAAACAGAAGTATACAATGAAACATTGGAAGCCGATCTTTATGTGGGTAAAATGTTTGACTTAACTGCTGCTCAAAACGGTAAATATACATTTGAGATAACGTACAATGGTAAAACATTTATGGAAACTGTTAGTAACAAATAGTGATTAAATAAATTGTAGTAATTATAAGGCTGTCTTTATAGGACAGCCTTTTTTTTTGAGGTAAAGAATTGAAAAAGACTACAATTTACCCTTTAATTACAACCATCTATTCCGCAGCTGTCTCCATCAGTAGTATTCAATAGTGTTGGTTTACTTTGAAACTTACCTTCTTCCCATACTTTCTCCAATGTTTTCACAAATGTCTCGACATGTTGCGCACCAGAAACTGCATATTTATTATCGAAAACAAAGAAGGGAACTCCTTGAACCCCTATAGATTGCGCTTCATTAATATCCTGCTGAACTTCATTTGCGTATGCATTAGAATGCAATACTTCATCAATAGATTCAGCGTTCAGTCCTACTTCTAGTCCCAATGCCTTCAACGTATCCAAGTCATTTATATTCTTACCATCAGTCAGATAGGCTTTGAACAATAATTCTTCTAAGTCATTTGCCAAGTTATACTTTTTGGCTAAATGCAATAAACGATGCGCATGTAGAGAATTAGCCATAACCGCTTTTTCGAAATGGAAATCCAATCCTGAATTTTTAGCATTCTGCGTCATATCATCAAGCATTCCTTGAGCCCAATCGGTATCTTTTCTATATTTTTCTGCCAAATGCTCGACCATATTATCTTCCGGAGAAGCTATAAAACTTGGGTCCAACTGAAAACTTTTCCATTCAATTTCAACGGCATCTTTATGTTCAAAATTTTGTAAAGCACCTTCTATTCTCCTTTTACCTATATAACAAAACGGACACATGATATCCGACCAGATTTGTATTTTTAATGTATTTGTCATCTTTCTTTATTTAGTAAACGATTAAATCATTTGTATATACAAATTTAATAAAACTAGTTTAAAATCAATTCGATATTAAGCTTTTATTAGGAATTGAGGGATTGGCTTTATTCGAAGTAATTCATAAAAAAAACCATCAAAAATTGCTCTTGATGGTTTTCTGTATATTTTAAAGCTTTCGTTTATGCCAATAAATCCAAAATAAATGAAGGATACAAACCTAATGCGATATTCAATACAATTGCTATAACGGCAACGGCATAAATGATAACCGGAGTTCCTTTTCTTTCTTCATTAGGTTCTTTGGTATACATCGCCAAAATCAATTTGAAGTAGTAACCAACACTAATAATAGAGTTCA
Proteins encoded:
- a CDS encoding AraC family transcriptional regulator, with translation MKIIPPAFESIAPSFGSSFSFSQYVENANSKAHLWHYHPEIELVFVNGGAGKRQIGSHISYYTDGDLILIGSNLPHCGFTNEETGNKNETVIQMKPDFLGNGFFDISEMTAIRNLFSRAKAGIAFEGETKKNIGKEIESMEEQSQFERLLTMLRILNELELSNEATVLNADGFSMEMQMQDNDRINAVFNYVKDNFQEHITLEVVAELVRMTEPSFCRYFKKITNKTFTKFVNDYRLVHASKLLAEKPISITEICYESGFNNFSYFNKSFKEFTGKSASQYRQELRSVLK
- a CDS encoding T9SS type A sorting domain-containing protein, with amino-acid sequence MKKILKFSLVLTAIVLTAVQAHAGNADFSLDLIKEEGKTVSFSLKEIKKIDLSIYDINDSLIYQEKVTSEENINRTYDLTALPDGIYFLKAEDDHKISKYKIEVVGNTAKLSADAISEVYKPVLVNKNGIVTVNVLNLEKTPVTVVLYDSNQTEVYNETLEADLYVGKMFDLTAAQNGKYTFEITYNGKTFMETVSNK
- a CDS encoding DsbA family oxidoreductase, producing MTNTLKIQIWSDIMCPFCYIGKRRIEGALQNFEHKDAVEIEWKSFQLDPSFIASPEDNMVEHLAEKYRKDTDWAQGMLDDMTQNAKNSGLDFHFEKAVMANSLHAHRLLHLAKKYNLANDLEELLFKAYLTDGKNINDLDTLKALGLEVGLNAESIDEVLHSNAYANEVQQDINEAQSIGVQGVPFFVFDNKYAVSGAQHVETFVKTLEKVWEEGKFQSKPTLLNTTDGDSCGIDGCN